The proteins below are encoded in one region of Metabacillus dongyingensis:
- the cobS gene encoding adenosylcobinamide-GDP ribazoletransferase has product MKNMVYGAILALQFLTRFPLPVNCSMDHNTLKWALRFYPFAGLAIGGTLYLIYNLLNGLLPLYMLTLILLTLWVFLSGGLHLDGVMDVADAVGSNGSTEKKIEILKDSRVGSFAVLSVIFLLLWKSVLLYAVLDSSENELFIIAIPMMARFQALLQLFVFHPFQNKGMAHYWKQHLSMRDVIIAACWVLPFAITQVTLIILFSLQICFSFIFGKWAVRQFQGVNGDTVGASIEGAELWNLAVLYSLFLFGIV; this is encoded by the coding sequence ATGAAAAATATGGTTTATGGAGCGATTCTTGCTCTGCAGTTTCTTACAAGGTTTCCTCTCCCGGTGAATTGCTCTATGGATCATAATACCCTTAAGTGGGCCTTGCGGTTTTATCCCTTTGCCGGTTTGGCAATAGGAGGAACACTCTATCTCATTTATAATTTATTGAATGGACTCCTGCCCCTTTATATGCTCACACTTATTCTTCTCACTCTGTGGGTTTTCCTGTCAGGAGGCCTCCATTTAGACGGTGTCATGGACGTGGCAGATGCCGTTGGTTCAAATGGGAGCACAGAAAAAAAGATTGAGATTTTAAAAGATTCGCGCGTAGGGAGCTTTGCAGTGCTGAGCGTTATCTTTTTGCTGCTTTGGAAAAGTGTGCTGTTGTATGCAGTTTTAGATTCCAGTGAAAACGAACTGTTTATAATAGCCATCCCCATGATGGCCAGATTTCAGGCTTTATTGCAGCTTTTCGTTTTTCACCCTTTCCAAAACAAGGGAATGGCGCATTACTGGAAACAGCATTTATCCATGCGGGACGTGATTATCGCTGCCTGCTGGGTTCTGCCATTTGCAATCACACAAGTAACGCTAATTATTTTGTTCAGCCTGCAAATCTGCTTTTCCTTTATCTTCGGAAAATGGGCTGTTAGACAGTTTCAAGGAGTAAACGGAGACACAGTTGGTGCATCAATTGAGGGGGCTGAGTTATGGAATCTTGCCGTTCTTTACAGCTTATTCTTATTCGGCATAGTATGA
- a CDS encoding histidine phosphatase family protein, producing MESCRSLQLILIRHSMTEWNKAKRYLGHTNLPVLEDSLIEYEPLKKYIIHNHPEAVYSSDLLRCQQTAAFLFPEVSIIKDPRLREISFGVWEGKTYEELKNDPHYSCWLDNWEITSTPGGESGMAFQKRVSSFLSEILKSNLRSAAIMTHGGVIRKIVSDLVPEAAFWDTSAPFGKAIVLELKEERRKWTCISLLVEPSAGKEPL from the coding sequence ATGGAATCTTGCCGTTCTTTACAGCTTATTCTTATTCGGCATAGTATGACAGAATGGAATAAAGCAAAACGATATTTAGGCCACACGAATCTTCCTGTACTAGAAGATTCGTTAATAGAGTACGAACCTCTTAAAAAATACATAATTCATAATCATCCTGAAGCCGTTTATTCGAGCGATTTACTCCGGTGTCAGCAGACGGCAGCATTTTTGTTCCCAGAAGTGTCCATTATAAAAGATCCGCGCTTGCGCGAAATCAGTTTCGGGGTTTGGGAAGGCAAAACATATGAAGAGTTAAAAAATGACCCGCATTATTCCTGCTGGCTCGATAACTGGGAGATAACCAGCACGCCCGGCGGAGAAAGCGGCATGGCATTTCAAAAACGTGTTTCATCTTTCTTATCGGAAATCCTCAAATCGAACCTCAGAAGCGCAGCTATTATGACTCACGGAGGGGTTATCAGAAAAATCGTTTCTGACCTTGTTCCTGAAGCTGCATTCTGGGACACTTCTGCGCCTTTTGGAAAAGCGATCGTTCTTGAGTTAAAAGAAGAAAGGAGGAAATGGACATGCATCTCATTATTGGTGGAGCCTTCAGCGGGAAAAGAGCCTTTGTGA
- a CDS encoding bifunctional adenosylcobinamide kinase/adenosylcobinamide-phosphate guanylyltransferase: MHLIIGGAFSGKRAFVKSKWQDATWISAYEGQHLLQWQEENASKAPLVFEGFEQWIMEDNRDASKLREDYRLYLKAVLELEKEVILIMLETGKGIVPISAEERRMRDLLGWIQQDAAALCNDVYHVWHGMARKIK, translated from the coding sequence ATGCATCTCATTATTGGTGGAGCCTTCAGCGGGAAAAGAGCCTTTGTGAAAAGTAAGTGGCAAGATGCCACTTGGATTTCAGCATATGAGGGGCAGCATTTGCTGCAATGGCAGGAGGAAAATGCTTCGAAAGCACCGCTTGTTTTCGAAGGATTTGAACAATGGATAATGGAAGACAACAGGGATGCTTCCAAATTGAGAGAAGACTACCGGCTTTATTTGAAAGCAGTACTGGAGCTTGAAAAGGAAGTCATCTTGATCATGCTGGAAACGGGAAAAGGCATTGTTCCCATTTCTGCAGAGGAACGGCGGATGAGAGACCTTTTAGGCTGGATTCAGCAGGATGCTGCAGCATTGTGCAACGACGTTTACCACGTTTGGCATGGAATGGCGAGAAAAATCAAATAA
- a CDS encoding FecCD family ABC transporter permease — protein MENSFIQMFSKNKHQFLILFAAVFAIFSMISGVFVGAVNVTVPDILNIITGKMFHLQLYQGEKSTEMIIWEIRFSRVLLAFFVGASLSLAGAAFQGLLQNPLADPYTIGVSSGASLGAVIIIFFQIQVTILGSFTLPIIAVLFGMITLLIVFALTHLASGKLTNETIILAGIIISSFISAFISLLIALIPREDISQILYWIMGSVAMRGWGHVQLIVPFFVLGAAIILFHYRELNNMALGEQAAQFSGMNVKKKKTIVLIAASILTGSAVAVSGAIGFVGLVIPHLVRLMAGSNHRYVLPLSVLIGGGYLVLADLLARSIISPKELPIGVVTALIGSPIFTLLLVKNRKQKKAQL, from the coding sequence TTGGAAAACTCATTTATCCAGATGTTTTCAAAAAATAAACATCAGTTTCTCATTTTATTTGCAGCAGTCTTTGCGATTTTCAGCATGATATCAGGAGTCTTTGTAGGGGCGGTAAATGTTACCGTCCCTGATATTTTAAACATCATTACTGGCAAAATGTTTCATCTTCAGCTGTATCAGGGAGAAAAAAGCACAGAAATGATTATTTGGGAGATCCGGTTCTCACGAGTTTTGCTCGCTTTTTTTGTTGGAGCCTCATTGTCGCTGGCCGGAGCTGCCTTTCAGGGACTGCTTCAAAACCCGCTTGCTGACCCGTATACAATCGGTGTTTCATCGGGAGCCTCTCTGGGAGCAGTTATCATTATCTTTTTTCAAATTCAAGTTACGATTCTGGGCAGTTTCACACTGCCGATCATCGCAGTTCTCTTTGGTATGATCACGCTGCTCATCGTCTTTGCTCTGACTCATTTGGCAAGCGGAAAGCTTACAAATGAAACCATTATCCTCGCAGGCATTATCATCTCTTCGTTCATCAGTGCGTTCATTTCCCTGCTGATTGCCCTGATTCCCCGTGAGGATATCAGTCAGATTCTCTATTGGATTATGGGAAGCGTTGCGATGAGAGGATGGGGGCATGTTCAATTAATCGTTCCATTTTTTGTTCTGGGAGCTGCGATCATTCTTTTCCATTACCGTGAACTGAACAACATGGCTTTAGGTGAACAGGCAGCCCAATTTTCGGGAATGAATGTAAAAAAGAAGAAAACGATTGTCTTGATTGCGGCATCCATTTTAACAGGAAGCGCCGTAGCTGTTTCAGGTGCGATTGGATTTGTCGGGCTTGTTATTCCTCATCTCGTCCGTTTGATGGCCGGATCGAATCACCGGTATGTTCTTCCGCTTTCCGTGCTGATAGGAGGAGGGTATCTTGTTCTCGCCGATCTGCTTGCAAGATCTATTATCTCTCCTAAAGAACTTCCGATAGGAGTCGTAACTGCACTGATCGGTTCGCCTATATTCACCTTATTGCTTGTCAAAAACCGAAAACAGAAGAAGGCACAACTTTAA
- a CDS encoding bifunctional adenosylcobinamide kinase/adenosylcobinamide-phosphate guanylyltransferase — MITFISGGARSGKSSLAERMALDEVRDELPYYIATAANNTGEEMAERIEMHRMDRGEAWETIEEPYNIDDALHLLPNKAVVMIDCLTVWTSSLMFSKNLSPKMILKRLERTLSIARRKELCLFIVSNDVNEGIPIQDRHVANYISCLEDLHKFTVREADTVLEVICGIPVVWKINGVLSKNVSMISTGGQV; from the coding sequence ATGATTACCTTTATATCAGGGGGAGCACGGTCCGGGAAAAGCAGTTTAGCAGAAAGAATGGCATTGGACGAAGTTAGAGATGAGTTGCCTTACTATATTGCAACTGCAGCTAATAATACTGGAGAGGAAATGGCTGAGCGGATTGAGATGCATAGAATGGACAGGGGAGAAGCATGGGAAACCATTGAAGAACCCTATAATATTGATGATGCACTTCATCTCCTTCCAAATAAAGCTGTTGTCATGATTGATTGTTTGACCGTCTGGACCAGCAGCTTAATGTTCAGTAAAAACCTCTCACCAAAAATGATTCTGAAGCGTTTAGAAAGGACATTATCCATTGCCCGGAGAAAAGAACTCTGCCTTTTCATTGTGTCTAACGATGTAAATGAAGGAATTCCCATTCAAGACAGACATGTTGCAAACTATATAAGCTGTCTAGAAGATTTACACAAATTCACTGTCAGAGAAGCAGACACAGTACTTGAAGTAATCTGCGGAATTCCAGTCGTATGGAAGATCAATGGCGTCCTGAGCAAAAATGTTTCAATGATTTCAACTGGAGGACAAGTATGA
- the cbiB gene encoding adenosylcobinamide-phosphate synthase CbiB, producing the protein MQPFAEQTVLLILMSVMLDLIIGDPKWLPHPVILFGKIIRTTEKAWNKGSTKKLKGIILAAFLPFSVFIISLFLLKLLYAISYLLGTAIEIYLISTTIAIKGLRDAAMEVYHPLKSGDLSEARKKLGFIVGRDTDGLLSPEIVRGTVETVAENTVDAIISPLFFAIIGGAPLALAYRAVNTLDSMVGYKNERFKDFGFGSARLDDLMNLLPARICTVCMWLGSYFMKEMRRKYAISITRRDASKHPSPNSGWPESMAAGLLGVQLGGVNIYGKIVSERARLGDPLEPLSFIHIKKTILIMNGAWILFLTGYLILFGLGR; encoded by the coding sequence ATGCAGCCTTTCGCTGAACAAACTGTCCTGCTCATTTTGATGAGTGTGATGCTCGATCTTATAATCGGCGATCCGAAATGGCTGCCTCATCCGGTCATTTTGTTTGGAAAAATCATCCGCACCACTGAAAAAGCATGGAATAAAGGAAGCACGAAAAAGCTTAAAGGCATTATTCTTGCTGCGTTCCTGCCTTTTTCTGTTTTCATTATTTCTTTGTTTCTGCTAAAACTGCTTTATGCGATTTCTTATCTCCTGGGAACTGCGATTGAAATCTATCTGATTTCAACGACCATCGCCATTAAGGGGCTGAGAGATGCAGCAATGGAAGTCTATCATCCTTTAAAGTCAGGAGATCTTTCCGAAGCCAGGAAAAAACTAGGGTTTATTGTAGGAAGAGATACTGACGGGCTTCTTTCCCCTGAAATTGTCAGGGGAACAGTAGAAACCGTTGCAGAAAACACAGTGGACGCCATAATATCCCCGCTCTTTTTTGCCATCATCGGCGGTGCGCCGCTTGCTCTTGCATACAGAGCAGTCAATACGCTGGACTCAATGGTCGGGTATAAGAATGAAAGATTTAAAGACTTCGGATTCGGATCGGCAAGGCTTGATGATTTGATGAATTTGCTGCCGGCCCGTATTTGCACTGTGTGCATGTGGCTGGGCAGTTATTTTATGAAAGAAATGAGAAGAAAGTACGCAATTTCCATCACGAGAAGAGATGCATCAAAGCATCCCAGCCCAAACAGCGGCTGGCCGGAATCCATGGCAGCCGGACTGCTCGGCGTTCAGCTGGGTGGAGTCAATATATATGGCAAAATTGTCTCAGAACGTGCAAGGCTTGGTGATCCGCTCGAACCTTTGTCTTTTATCCATATAAAAAAAACGATTCTTATTATGAACGGTGCCTGGATTCTTTTTTTGACAGGTTATTTAATCCTTTTTGGATTAGGGAGGTAA
- a CDS encoding ABC transporter ATP-binding protein, translating into MLHVKNLTGGYDDKKAVIKDLSFSIEKGRFFALIGPNGSGKTTIIRLIMGALPIHNGEILFDAKPLASYSQRELAKKAAVMTQENEAGLDFSVEEIVMLGRYPYQKTLFFKENTQADLIAAETAMKQTSVWEYRKRPYHSLSGGEKQRVLLAKALAQEPELLLLDEPTNHLDVKHTKELLELLKKLQKDMNLTILAILHDLNLASLYADSIGLLKKGELEGKYEGLHLQNENSFSNVYEVKLNFTSHPSVSKTQISLSPEYMEEKPVNLLSAVQIQQTEKAACIKMDKPFRTLSAGADGKGLHWSRQWIFSQAEQAETGESIFFSSKQPYILWSIDAKLPKKELRQNSFIVNQSGFTFCAIVSHSPYDGKVHAAILTDAPLDDSDIINLALKINAVKCRVEKNFGKIVVGMQKKQQNQADQERIFEAAEELLQTALKRLETPNAAFR; encoded by the coding sequence ATGCTGCACGTCAAAAATCTGACGGGAGGTTACGATGATAAAAAAGCGGTCATCAAGGATCTCTCTTTTTCCATTGAAAAAGGACGTTTTTTTGCTTTAATCGGACCAAACGGCAGTGGAAAAACAACGATTATCCGGTTAATTATGGGCGCTCTGCCCATTCACAATGGAGAAATCCTGTTCGATGCTAAGCCCCTTGCATCTTATTCACAAAGGGAACTCGCAAAAAAAGCGGCAGTTATGACCCAAGAAAATGAAGCAGGGCTGGATTTTTCAGTAGAAGAGATTGTCATGCTCGGCAGGTATCCTTATCAAAAAACGCTGTTTTTTAAAGAAAACACTCAGGCTGACTTGATAGCAGCAGAAACTGCCATGAAGCAGACTTCCGTCTGGGAGTACCGCAAACGCCCTTATCATTCCTTAAGCGGCGGGGAAAAACAAAGAGTGCTGCTTGCTAAAGCGCTTGCTCAGGAACCGGAACTGCTTTTGCTCGATGAACCAACGAATCATTTAGATGTGAAGCATACGAAGGAGCTTTTGGAATTACTGAAAAAATTGCAGAAAGATATGAATTTGACCATCCTCGCCATTTTGCACGACCTGAATCTGGCATCCCTCTACGCCGATTCGATCGGATTGCTTAAAAAAGGAGAACTGGAAGGGAAGTATGAGGGACTTCATCTGCAAAACGAGAATTCCTTTTCGAATGTGTATGAAGTTAAGCTCAATTTTACCTCTCATCCATCTGTTTCAAAAACCCAAATTTCACTTTCTCCTGAATATATGGAAGAAAAACCTGTAAATCTCTTGTCTGCTGTCCAAATTCAGCAAACAGAAAAGGCAGCATGCATAAAAATGGATAAACCTTTCAGAACACTATCTGCAGGGGCAGACGGCAAAGGTCTTCATTGGAGCAGGCAGTGGATTTTTTCTCAAGCAGAACAGGCTGAGACGGGAGAATCCATCTTTTTCTCAAGCAAACAGCCTTATATTCTGTGGTCTATCGATGCGAAATTGCCTAAAAAAGAGCTGCGTCAGAATTCGTTTATCGTAAATCAAAGCGGGTTCACATTTTGTGCCATAGTGTCTCATTCTCCTTATGACGGTAAAGTGCACGCCGCTATCTTGACGGATGCACCTCTGGACGACTCCGATATAATTAATTTGGCTTTAAAAATAAATGCTGTCAAATGCCGTGTTGAGAAGAACTTCGGAAAAATCGTGGTTGGCATGCAGAAAAAACAGCAAAATCAAGCTGATCAAGAACGTATCTTTGAAGCAGCCGAAGAACTTCTGCAGACGGCTTTAAAAAGGCTGGAAACTCCTAATGCAGCCTTTCGCTGA
- a CDS encoding ArsR/SmtB family transcription factor, with protein sequence MGINITATLQALAEPNRQRIVELLRDGPLTVGEIAERLQLLQPQTSKHLRILSQSGLVEAEAAANRRIYKLRPQPFQDLEGWLNSFQRLWHDRFDRLDDYLQELKDSEKNDKG encoded by the coding sequence ATGGGCATCAACATTACAGCAACTTTGCAAGCACTTGCAGAGCCCAATCGACAGCGAATTGTAGAATTATTGCGTGATGGTCCGCTTACGGTGGGTGAAATTGCTGAACGGCTTCAGCTTCTTCAGCCGCAGACGTCCAAACATCTCCGTATTCTCAGTCAGTCAGGTCTTGTAGAGGCAGAGGCGGCTGCCAACAGGCGAATTTATAAGCTGCGGCCGCAGCCATTTCAGGATCTCGAAGGATGGCTAAATTCATTTCAGCGACTCTGGCATGACAGATTTGACCGTCTTGATGACTATTTGCAGGAATTAAAGGATAGCGAGAAGAATGACAAAGGGTAA
- a CDS encoding GNAT family N-acetyltransferase encodes MEIRWEEITGNHLDHLDEVFKLYNTTFPFEVREPDTIFLKSLAYAEKEKHNNFRFIAGFEGEELVSFATGHYLADVNSGFIVYIVTNPAVRSKGLGAKTLFKMEQLLKEDAIRAGNLSLESLILETETEEMAHTAEEKEDCVKRKTFFERNDYKLLEEVHYLQPPLHSGDNSILLNLYLKTLQETEITLKEVKEIIRAMYKEKYEKVNEIDKSMLSGCLEKMGLIH; translated from the coding sequence ATGGAAATTAGATGGGAAGAAATCACAGGTAATCATTTAGATCATTTAGATGAGGTTTTCAAACTTTACAACACTACATTTCCGTTTGAAGTAAGAGAACCAGACACCATTTTTTTAAAGAGCTTAGCCTATGCAGAAAAAGAAAAGCATAATAATTTTCGTTTCATAGCGGGGTTTGAAGGAGAGGAGCTTGTTTCCTTTGCTACTGGACACTATTTGGCTGATGTTAACTCAGGTTTTATCGTTTATATAGTCACTAATCCTGCTGTTAGAAGCAAAGGATTAGGTGCCAAAACACTATTTAAAATGGAACAATTATTAAAAGAAGATGCCATACGAGCGGGAAATTTATCACTTGAATCATTAATCCTGGAAACAGAAACAGAGGAAATGGCCCATACGGCGGAAGAAAAAGAAGACTGTGTAAAGAGAAAGACATTTTTTGAAAGAAATGACTACAAACTGTTAGAAGAGGTTCATTATCTGCAGCCTCCGCTGCATTCTGGTGACAACAGCATCCTTTTGAATCTTTATTTAAAAACCTTGCAAGAAACCGAAATAACTCTTAAAGAGGTTAAAGAAATTATTAGAGCTATGTATAAAGAGAAATATGAAAAAGTAAATGAGATTGATAAAAGTATGCTTAGCGGTTGTTTGGAAAAAATGGGATTGATCCATTAA
- a CDS encoding nucleotidyltransferase domain-containing protein: MREQILEVLKEIEETHQVKILYACESGSRAWGFPSKDSDYDVRFIYVHKAEHYLSIDPIGVGSNRDVIERPINDLLDVSGWDLTKALKLFRKSNPPLMEWMNSPIVYYQAYSAMDKITDMQSEVFTPHSAIYHYLNMASNNSRKYLQGDTVKIKKYFYVLRPLLAARWIEVKGEFPPVEFHVLIEDMLPDGVLKKEVLTLLERKMIGDELAREPKAEVINEFTDSEIIRLKEYAKQLNLKKEDPTSKLNGIFRETLKEVW; the protein is encoded by the coding sequence ATGAGGGAACAAATTCTGGAAGTCCTTAAAGAAATTGAAGAGACACATCAAGTGAAAATTCTTTATGCATGTGAATCCGGCAGCAGAGCCTGGGGGTTTCCTTCAAAAGACAGCGACTATGACGTAAGGTTTATCTATGTACATAAAGCAGAGCACTATCTGAGCATTGATCCAATTGGAGTCGGCTCCAATCGTGATGTCATAGAACGTCCGATAAATGACCTCCTGGATGTTTCAGGCTGGGACCTGACTAAGGCATTAAAGCTTTTCCGAAAATCAAATCCGCCTTTAATGGAGTGGATGAACTCACCAATTGTTTATTATCAAGCTTATTCAGCAATGGATAAAATCACTGATATGCAATCAGAGGTATTCACCCCCCATTCAGCTATTTATCACTATTTGAACATGGCGAGCAATAACAGCCGGAAGTACCTGCAAGGGGATACCGTTAAAATTAAAAAATACTTCTATGTACTCCGGCCTTTACTTGCAGCGAGATGGATTGAAGTAAAAGGCGAGTTTCCGCCAGTGGAATTTCATGTCCTCATAGAAGATATGCTGCCTGATGGAGTGCTGAAGAAAGAAGTATTAACTTTGCTTGAACGGAAGATGATTGGAGATGAATTAGCTAGAGAACCTAAAGCTGAAGTTATAAACGAGTTTACAGATTCTGAAATCATTAGACTTAAAGAGTACGCGAAACAGTTGAACTTAAAGAAGGAAGATCCTACTTCTAAATTAAACGGTATTTTCAGGGAAACGCTTAAAGAGGTTTGGTGA
- a CDS encoding SRPBCC family protein, giving the protein MSANKGIVNMTSRVEGKELIMERTFNAPRELVFKAFSDSEHLASWWGPQGWKTENKTFEFKPEGVWHYCMRCEDKNQGDFYGMESWGKATYKEIVVPEKIVYVDAFSDKEGSTSDQMPEMIITMVFDDQGEKTNLTIRSQFSSEEELKKIVEMGAVQGMSSQFDCLDEVLEELK; this is encoded by the coding sequence ATGTCAGCAAACAAAGGGATTGTAAATATGACTTCACGTGTTGAGGGCAAAGAACTAATAATGGAAAGAACGTTTAATGCACCAAGAGAGCTTGTTTTTAAAGCATTCTCGGATTCTGAACATCTGGCCAGCTGGTGGGGACCGCAGGGATGGAAAACAGAAAACAAAACGTTTGAATTTAAACCAGAGGGTGTTTGGCACTATTGCATGCGCTGCGAGGATAAAAACCAGGGAGACTTTTATGGTATGGAATCATGGGGCAAAGCTACCTACAAAGAAATTGTTGTCCCTGAAAAAATTGTTTATGTCGATGCTTTCTCAGACAAAGAAGGCAGCACATCAGATCAAATGCCTGAAATGATTATTACCATGGTGTTTGACGATCAGGGCGAAAAAACAAACCTCACGATCCGCTCCCAATTCTCTTCAGAAGAAGAATTAAAGAAGATCGTTGAAATGGGAGCTGTACAGGGTATGTCTTCTCAGTTTGACTGTTTGGATGAAGTTCTTGAGGAATTGAAATAA
- a CDS encoding MFS transporter — MEKNISEALPAQSKSSGNLFKNRIVLAIMGSNFLLQLGIWIRNFAILLYVTDLTNNDPVYVSLISIAEFAPIFIFSIIGGTFADRWKPKLTMVWCDVLSAVSIFVVLLTLIYGSWHAIFFATLVSAILSQFSMPSAMRLLKQHVPEDQLQSAMAIFQSLMAVFMVIGPVIGTLVYQSYGIYTSIIVMGVMFLLSAAVLTFLPRDLEKAKTEEETSFKKELADGFRYVIGKKVLTTMGGVFAACGLAVGLISPLMIFITIENLGLSKDYLQWLIMANGIGMLAGGGIVIAFSKKISPQKLLAIGIFASMIFTISIGWSTSFPLTIALELLNGFFFPCIHIGINTLILKNTDESFVGRVNGVLNPLFMGMMVAGMSLSGLLKNPLTLSGVFTVSGLLFLMGTLLILPLFKLKENTMVSQQVVKVGEES, encoded by the coding sequence ATGGAAAAAAACATATCTGAAGCTTTGCCCGCGCAGAGTAAGTCTTCAGGAAACTTATTTAAAAACAGGATCGTGCTTGCGATCATGGGCTCTAACTTTTTACTGCAGCTCGGCATCTGGATCAGAAACTTTGCCATCTTATTATACGTAACTGATCTTACCAACAATGATCCAGTGTATGTATCCCTTATATCAATTGCAGAGTTCGCACCGATTTTTATTTTTTCTATTATCGGAGGAACATTTGCCGACAGGTGGAAGCCCAAACTCACTATGGTATGGTGTGACGTCCTTTCGGCGGTATCCATCTTTGTCGTTCTTTTAACTTTGATATACGGTTCTTGGCATGCTATCTTCTTTGCCACTTTGGTTTCTGCGATCTTGTCGCAATTCTCGATGCCTTCTGCTATGAGACTATTAAAGCAGCACGTACCAGAAGATCAATTACAATCTGCAATGGCTATTTTCCAATCCCTGATGGCTGTTTTTATGGTCATCGGTCCAGTCATCGGGACACTTGTATACCAATCATATGGCATCTACACCTCAATCATTGTAATGGGCGTTATGTTCCTTCTATCAGCTGCCGTTTTGACGTTCCTTCCGCGTGATCTTGAAAAAGCCAAAACAGAAGAAGAAACAAGCTTCAAGAAAGAACTGGCAGACGGCTTCCGTTATGTTATCGGGAAAAAAGTTTTGACTACAATGGGCGGCGTTTTTGCTGCCTGCGGTCTGGCAGTCGGGTTAATTTCTCCGCTGATGATTTTTATTACAATCGAGAATCTTGGATTGTCCAAGGATTATCTACAGTGGCTGATCATGGCGAACGGAATTGGAATGCTTGCCGGCGGCGGGATTGTCATTGCCTTTTCTAAAAAGATCTCGCCTCAAAAGCTGCTCGCAATTGGTATTTTTGCCAGCATGATCTTTACCATCAGCATCGGCTGGTCAACAAGCTTCCCGCTGACGATTGCCCTTGAGCTGCTGAACGGATTCTTTTTCCCGTGCATCCACATCGGAATCAATACTCTGATTCTTAAAAATACAGATGAATCCTTTGTCGGCCGAGTGAATGGTGTTCTTAATCCATTGTTTATGGGAATGATGGTTGCCGGTATGTCACTCTCAGGCCTTCTCAAGAATCCTCTGACTTTATCAGGCGTTTTCACGGTTTCAGGGTTGTTGTTCTTAATGGGAACTCTGCTGATACTCCCGCTATTTAAATTAAAAGAAAATACAATGGTTTCTCAGCAAGTTGTGAAAGTTGGAGAAGAAAGTTAA
- a CDS encoding pyridoxal phosphate-dependent aminotransferase codes for MWPQHGGKTASIKAVFRNKGINEKEFIDFSANLNPLGTPSIILKAMQESIVHSSTVYPDPEYSEERAILAAFEGVKPENILLTNGGAEAIFLVTSLFKNGKAGIFQPSFSEYERACRCHDIQVTDLSHEELKKGIGRIQKEDGDVLFLCRPNNPTGEMISKETVLNLLDSASLNEQAVIIDEAFIHFTESDESLENLLQHYSNLIIIRSLTKIYAVPGIRSGYILANDSIIQKLEAISVPWSVNCAALAMIHALPHTYDHLTETKKWLQAEWKQLRTKLQALNFIVTESVVNFYLLKDPLLDNHEPLLLFLAREGILARHTMNFHGIEGCSVRLAIRTREENEKLLTALRKWRNPS; via the coding sequence ATGTGGCCACAGCACGGCGGGAAAACAGCAAGCATTAAAGCTGTTTTTAGAAATAAGGGAATTAACGAAAAAGAGTTCATCGATTTTAGTGCAAATTTAAATCCGCTTGGAACACCATCTATAATTCTAAAAGCTATGCAAGAAAGCATCGTTCATTCAAGCACTGTTTATCCTGACCCTGAGTATTCAGAAGAAAGAGCTATTCTGGCAGCATTTGAAGGGGTAAAACCTGAAAACATTCTTTTGACAAATGGAGGAGCAGAAGCTATTTTCCTTGTCACGAGTCTTTTTAAAAACGGGAAAGCGGGCATCTTTCAGCCCTCATTCAGCGAATATGAACGTGCCTGCCGCTGCCACGACATACAAGTGACAGATCTGAGTCATGAAGAGTTAAAGAAAGGTATCGGAAGGATTCAAAAAGAAGATGGTGATGTCCTGTTTTTGTGCAGACCCAACAATCCTACTGGAGAAATGATTTCTAAGGAAACCGTTCTAAACCTCCTGGATTCAGCTTCCCTGAATGAACAAGCAGTCATCATTGATGAAGCTTTCATCCATTTTACGGAGAGTGACGAAAGTCTTGAAAACCTGCTGCAGCACTATTCCAATCTCATCATCATTCGCTCGCTTACCAAAATATATGCAGTGCCGGGAATAAGGTCAGGTTACATATTGGCCAATGATTCTATTATCCAAAAACTTGAGGCCATATCTGTTCCATGGAGCGTCAATTGCGCTGCTCTTGCCATGATTCATGCTTTGCCGCATACATATGATCATTTGACAGAAACAAAAAAATGGCTGCAAGCTGAATGGAAGCAGCTGAGAACGAAACTTCAAGCTTTAAACTTCATCGTTACAGAATCTGTGGTCAACTTTTATTTATTAAAAGATCCGCTGCTTGATAATCATGAGCCCCTGCTGTTATTTCTTGCAAGGGAAGGAATCCTCGCCCGGCATACGATGAATTTTCATGGCATAGAAGGGTGCTCTGTCCGCCTCGCAATACGGACAAGAGAAGAAAATGAAAAACTGCTGACTGCCTTAAGGAAATGGAGAAATCCATCATGA